CCGATAGTCTCACCATGGCGCGGATCTGCCCGGCGTCCCAGCGATGGCGGCGGCGGAAGAGACGGAAAAGGAAGGGACAAGCGACGAGAGAGGCGAGGCGGAGCGGCGCGGACTGCGCAGCCAcagcgccccctggcggccCGGCGGCCCCGCCTTGGCGCACACAGTGAGGGACGGCGGCGGCACGAGTTTGTGCGAGTTTATTGGGTTTAGTACAAAACAGCTATGGCTAAAATTCGCTAGCTTAGGAGGAGCTGCTACTGGTGAAGTCTCTTTCGGGGCTGTAAAACAACAGTTCAAGTTATGAGGGAGGATGAAGCAGTACCGAGGGCAGGAGTGCGGTAACGCTCCAGACAGTGAATGGAGAATGCTGCAAAAGAACAGGATGCCCAAACCAGCtacatttgattaaaaataagcGTTTCAATGTAGGTAGACTTTACATGAGAATTTGTCAAGAAGTATTCCAATATTAAGCCAGCTTATTCATACACTCCAACTTAGTTACTTAATCCAGAGAAccagggaagaggaaggtcTCTTCCTCCCTAGCGTTCCCACTGCCACGCCAGGCGTTCTCCTCTTCATGTGCCAGAGGCTCCTCCTCTTCACTGGCACCTCAACAACCCCAGCCTGTGTACCTGTCTCCGTCCCAGACTGACATCATTCAGCTATCACTGCCACATAACACCTGCGTTAACTCCGGGCAACTTCAAGCTTGCTCTGCTTAAGCGCATCAAACACCGGCTCCCATTGCCTTATGGTAAAGCTCTGGCTTCAGATCCAGGTGTCATCTCCTCCTGACTGCATGACTCATTTATTATCATACTTAAGGCCATAAAGTCTTTCTATTTTGCAAAGATTCTCTTCTCTGATGTAGTTTAGATGCTgggaaaataaattcaaataactgaaaatacaatGAGAACACATTTCAAATTCCAAATCTACAGCTGAGGTTCTTTAACCAGAAACATCCAACAGCACAATGCCCCCTTGTCTTCCTTTGTTCCTTCTTCGCTTCGAAGGCACTTCTGGATTGCGTAGTACATGCTCTTTGGCTGCACAGACAGTCAGAACACATAAGGCTTGCATGCTAGTCACTCTTCTTCCTTCACATTACTGGTCTCACTCTCTTGTTTCTTATCCGCACCCTGATCTGCAGGCTTTGCAGCACTGTCTTCATACTGACACAATCTGCTTCGGCTTCGGGCTCCTGGCTGGTACAGCTGCATTGCTGGACGATcctgaaataaatcaaaactatttAGACTCTTTCATAGCCCCAAGCCATCGTAGTTATGATGGCATCAGTGATACTAGAAATGGCTCAAATCAAACTTTTCAAGGTGTTCTAAGTTAAATTATTCCACCATGTTGGCAAGGTAACTTCGACTGTCTCAAATCAAGGTTGTCTCTATTGTAAGGTAACACCCCGGTTCAAGCCACAAACACCACTGCACAAAGCTAAGTTATCTGTAAAGAGCTTTCTCCTGAGATGGGTTCAGCTTGCCCTCTCTCAGAATAGAGGCCAACTTCAATCTTCTTCAAACCCCTGAGTTTGATTTGTATCCAAAAATGCCTTAACTGACATGGAAAACTCGCGCACTGATGCTGCAACAACAGATTTGCTGGGTATATAAAACTAGACCCGAGACATTCTTTCTTGAGTCTACGGGAGATCTTCTGTCATATTCTGCATGTAGCAGTCTTGTCCCCATCTGGGAGAACCCGTCCAATCACGCTCTTACTTCGAGATGTATTTTCAGGCATGTAGAGCACAGCAGAGACACAGGCAGATTACTGATGCTCTACTGACACTTTAAAGATACAGCCTAAGGACTAAGTcagcaaatgaaaaggaatcagTGTCTTTACAATTTAGCCCATGGTATCATAGCTAAATTCCTACACAATGACAAAGAGTTTAGCAAAGCTTAGCAGACAAACAGGCAAACTTCCTAGCAATGGCAGAGTTTGTTATCAGAACAGGGAGAACTTTCAACAGAGAAACCACACGGTTCTCTCCTTGAAGTGCGTTTACCCTAAAGCCCACAAACTGGTCCATAGGAATCAACACATGAATTTAAAGAAATCCAGCACCTTGTTTCTGATACGATCCCTCTTAATTGTATCCTCTTTTTTATCGTCTTTGGTTACTTTCTCAGATTTGTCCGTGCTGCTGGTAAAGTCTGTAAGatcacttttctttcccttttctctgagtaagtctctctcctttttcacctcttcctcttttcttctaaaaaccTTCTCTTTCTCAAAGCGCTCTTTCTGCCTTCGACGCTCCTCTTCTTGGCGCCTCAGTTTCTCCCTCTGTGCTCTCTCATATTCTCTGTCTCTTTCATAATCTCTATCTCGGTCCCTGTAGTCCTTTACACACTCATCTTCTGAtctgtatgaaaacaaaactgaaaattaagctCAAAAGATTCATCAGAGCTGGGAGATCAATGTAATACTGGTGTAAGTTTGCAATATGAAGACGACACACTGGTAGGTTCTAGGGAGCTTTTGGGAAGCTGCATTAACCTGAGTCATGCATGAGAACCAGAGATGACACTGACTGCTGGCACTTCCTAGCCTCCTACTCACACAGCTGGCCAAGTCTCCTCTGGCTCTGGAAAACACCTGGATTTCTCTGTCTTATCTCTATTTCTCACATGGCAGAACTGAACCTTGAACAGATCACAGAGCTGTTAAGAATTACACCTTCCACTTTGACATTTTACAAGACTTAAAGGGACTAATAACTGCAGTACACCTCTCCACTTGCCACAGCTCTAATTCTCCAACCGCAAAGACAGTGCTCACAGCCTGCTGCAGGTCACCCACACCTGGGCTTCTTTTGCAGAGTTCCTACAGTGAGttgcaaaaacattaaaatttgtCCACTAGCGAAGAACTAGTCAGATAATTCACACAGCTTTCTGTAACCACGGGGATATGCACTGCCACAGAGAACACATCCCATGCCTTCTATCAGAAAACTAATTGGAAAGGAATTACGAGACATAGTGATGGCAGAGCAGCCTAAGCCTCGGTACGATCAGGAAACAagttatacatatatatatttatagcaAGTACTAGAATacttttttgccttctcttcttttgtctCCCCATCAGATCGTTTGGCAGATGCACTACTcgcatttttttcctccctcagagcctctttttccagtttcttggatttttcttttctctccaagtctttttcatctttttcaggCTTCTTAAGCAgctacaaagaaaacagaagtctcAACTAAAAAGCTCACTCTAATACATATTGTCTGGCACAACACCAAAATTGCAAAGGAACCACAGTCCAGtaagaaacaaacattaaaCTACTGCAAATCGTAGTATTTCTAAAAGCTGGAGTGTATGAGTAAGCATAACCCACAGAGCGGACTagtatttttctcctaaaacaGGCCATTttagaaagcttaaaaatagTCTCCATTCCATAGTGAATTCACAATTTTGTTTACCATAGCATGTACAACAGTCACATGacaaaagctttaaatattACTATGAAGCATTACAGCATGTAAACCTTTACAACGCCTAATATTGAATATTACAAAAAAGTGGTAATCTACTAACAGCGAACCCATGTGGTTCTTCACACAATACTCAAAGCACATTCTGAGAGACTGCTATACAAATAATAGGGGAAAGGGAGTGTAACAGTTTATAATAAAGAACTGTTCTAGACCTTAATCTTTGGTTCTTCTTTTgatctgtctctttctttttctgggcATCTGTCTACCTTCTTCAGTTTTTCcgcttcttttctcttccttctctcctcctctttccattttcttctttcttcttctctttgtctttttctttccaattctctcctcctcctctcctctcttttttcttctctcagcctctgtgtgtgtaaaagCAAAGCGAAATAGTCTTTCCAGACTAGAAAAGATCCCTTTAAGCCTAAAAAGATACCGTGCCAAAGTGATAAAGTAACTCACCTCAACCTCACCCctattttaacagaaaagtcCTGTTGTCTCTATTATTCTGTTGTGAACCTGAACAtgttacagcagcatttcattctTTCCCTCATTCATAACCCTTGATTTGTactatcttaaaaaaaccaaacaacaaacacaacagTAGCCTCAGCCTTTACAATTCTAATTTTAACTAAATCTGTCCTGTTATTTGTTCCATTGCTAAAAGTTATAACGATATTATGTGCTGGGAGAAAGATGATCTATAGAGACCTCAGTCataacagcactgaaaaggaaTCTAGTTCGACAGTACCATGAGCAACATTTAGCTGTGACCAGAACACACACAAAGCACCACCATTCCTGCAAAGGCCAGTGTTCTGGTAAAATATGTGAACCAGATGTTAACAAGTTGGGTCAAAAGCTTTTCCTCAAAAGGGCAGAAACCTATCAACATGCATGCTGCAATATGCACACCCATGCTTTAAGTGAGCCAATTGTACTTGCAAGCAACAAGAAGATTCTGGAGATAAGTCTtacctgtttatttttcaggaagTTCAATAAAGGAGTAGTCTTTTTAGCTagagaatataaaacaaatgtaaacaATTTGCCTTAATCAATACTGCAACAAAACCCTACATGATATGAAGAAGCCTTACGGATTATCCAGCCTGTCTCCTCTCACGTACAGCAATACAGAAGCGAAACAAATCTTCCAATCCTACCCCTGAACAGTGGCAACTATTAGGATTCTATAATCTTCTTTAGTGATACCCAGTACACCTCTCTGTAGAGATACTGAGTCTGCATTAGGCTTTTCCCAGATTCTCTCGCTTTGAAAGAGCATTCTGGTCATTTTGGTGATATTTTACCCAACCACGGTATCTCTTAACTTCTGCATGCATGGAACATCACTGCATctcactgaaatgcagccactCCACAGCTAGTGTGGCTAGCAAATGTGACTAGCAGCTTAAACCAGGAATGGACATTATCATCTAAAACTTGAACCTAGCAAAGAATTTAGACCATGggagcaaaataaaacacactgaGCAGTATTAGCCTAAAGGTTTAACAAATACCTAACAAGCATACAAAAGAATTCAGTCTCCTCGAGGGtgaaaaatcacagcttcaAATTACATCACATACATTCCTTTGTGCTCTTAGGAAAATGTTGCTGTAGTACATAGATTTCCATACCTATGAGCTCTTTGTTTCTTGCCTCTATTTCCTCCAACAAAGTTTCCGGAGTGGAAGTTAATTTTTCATCATCTGCGCTGTAACTTTCCAGAAACTTCTTGTACTCTGGATCTacaggggagggaggaggaaaaaagaaaccatagCATGAAAAGATTTTGCCTTGTGCACTGCTGGAAGTCTGGGTTAATCTGCATAAGTTGTGGTGTTTATGTCACCTGTTCATGAATTGGCAGCTCTCAAATGAGCTGTTGCATTACGTTTGCCTAGAACAATCGTATTTAATAGATTTGCAACTGCCCAAGCAGTGCTAATAAGCTATAATTAAGCAAATACTCTATCAATAAACTACACTGTCACAGTAAAAACTTTTGCTCTGGTTTaagctgggatagagttaattttcttcctagtagctgctgcagtgctgtgctttggctttagtctgagaataatgcaGGTAATACGGTTGTTGCGAGCCCTGCTaaccctgatcaaggacttttcagtctcttatgctctgccagtgaggaagggcacaagaagccaggagggagacaggacatctgacctgaactagccaaaggggtattccattccacagcatgtcatgcccagtatataaactggaggagTTGGCTGGGAGGCACTGATCACTGCTTGGCTTGGTCTGagtattggtcagtgggtgatgagcaattgcattgtgtatcacttgtgtttctttggggttttattcctttctttctgttgtctCCCTTTCCATTACAATTACAATTTACTTATTTCAataattaaactgtttttatctcaacccctgggtttttgctttttctgattctcttccccatcccactggggtgAGGGGCAGGGGGAGTGAGCATCTGTGTGCTGCCGAGTTCATTGCTGGGGTCAAACCACGACACATCATATTCGAATTACTGCTAGGAATTTCAAGTGCACACATGCAAAACAAACTAGCCAGCTGTTATACCATCTTCAATAGTTCCAGTTTTCGCATCctttttcttactcttcttttttgcagctttttggAAAGGTGCAAACTCAACTATGGCAGCATATTCCTGACCTGTtaagagaagagggaaaaatacattaaaata
Above is a genomic segment from Strigops habroptila isolate Jane chromosome 9, bStrHab1.2.pri, whole genome shotgun sequence containing:
- the UPF3B gene encoding regulator of nonsense transcripts 3B isoform X2 → MKEDKENARPKERRGAAAGPGALLGAGSGPAAAGDSRTGAAELDRLERPKDKKETLSKVVIRRLPPSLTKEQLEEHLQPLPEHDYFEFFANDSSLYPHMFSRAYINFKNQEDIVLFRDRFDGYVFVDHKGQEYAAIVEFAPFQKAAKKKSKKKDAKTGTIEDDPEYKKFLESYSADDEKLTSTPETLLEEIEARNKELIAKKTTPLLNFLKNKQRLREEKREERRRRELERKRQREEERRKWKEEERRKRKEAEKLKKVDRCPEKERDRSKEEPKIKLLKKPEKDEKDLERKEKSKKLEKEALREEKNASSASAKRSDGETKEEKAKKIVQQCSCTSQEPEAEADCVSMKTVLQSLQIRVRIRNKRVRPVM
- the UPF3B gene encoding regulator of nonsense transcripts 3B isoform X1 — its product is MKEDKENARPKERRGAAAGPGALLGAGSGPAAAGDSRTGAAELDRLERPKDKKETLSKVVIRRLPPSLTKEQLEEHLQPLPEHDYFEFFANDSSLYPHMFSRAYINFKNQEDIVLFRDRFDGYVFVDHKGQEYAAIVEFAPFQKAAKKKSKKKDAKTGTIEDDPEYKKFLESYSADDEKLTSTPETLLEEIEARNKELIAKKTTPLLNFLKNKQRLREEKREERRRRELERKRQREEERRKWKEEERRKRKEAEKLKKVDRCPEKERDRSKEEPKIKLLKKPEKDEKDLERKEKSKKLEKEALREEKNASSASAKRSDGETKEEKAKKSEDECVKDYRDRDRDYERDREYERAQREKLRRQEEERRRQKERFEKEKVFRRKEEEVKKERDLLREKGKKSDLTDFTSSTDKSEKVTKDDKKEDTIKRDRIRNKDRPAMQLYQPGARSRSRLCQYEDSAAKPADQGADKKQESETSNVKEEE